In one window of Escherichia coli DSM 30083 = JCM 1649 = ATCC 11775 DNA:
- the mgtL gene encoding mgtA regulatory leader peptide MgtL, with amino-acid sequence MEPDPTPLPRRRLKLFR; translated from the coding sequence ATGGAACCTGATCCCACGCCTCTCCCTCGACGGAGATTAAAACTTTTCCGGTAA
- the treR gene encoding trehalose operon repressor TreR yields the protein MQNRLTIKDIARLSGVGKSTVSRVLNNESGVSQRTRERVEAVMNQHGFSPSRSARAMRGQSDKVVAIIVTRLDSLSENLAVQTMLPAFYEQGYDPIMMESQFSPQLVAEHLGVLKRRNIDGVVLFGFTGITEEMLAHWQSSLVLLARDAKGFASVCYDDEGAIKILMQRLYDQGHRNISYLGVPHSDVTTGKRRHEAYLAFCKAHKLHPVAALPGLAMKQGYENVAKVITPETTALLCATDTLALGASKYLQEQRIDTLQLASVGNTPLMKFLHPEIVTVDPGYAEAGRQAACQLIAQVTGRSEPQQIIIPATLS from the coding sequence ATGCAAAATCGGCTGACCATCAAAGACATCGCACGCTTAAGCGGCGTGGGGAAATCTACAGTTTCCCGGGTGCTGAATAACGAAAGCGGCGTGAGCCAGCGCACCCGCGAGCGTGTTGAAGCAGTGATGAATCAGCATGGATTTTCCCCTTCCCGCTCTGCGCGCGCTATGCGTGGGCAAAGCGATAAAGTGGTCGCCATCATTGTTACCCGTCTGGATTCGTTGTCAGAAAATCTCGCCGTTCAAACCATGCTGCCAGCGTTCTATGAACAAGGTTACGACCCAATCATGATGGAAAGTCAGTTTTCCCCACAATTAGTTGCCGAACATTTGGGGGTGCTGAAACGGCGTAATATCGACGGCGTAGTGCTGTTCGGTTTTACTGGCATAACAGAAGAAATGTTAGCCCACTGGCAGTCATCGCTGGTTCTGCTGGCGCGTGACGCAAAAGGCTTTGCTTCGGTCTGTTATGACGACGAAGGGGCAATCAAGATCCTGATGCAACGGCTGTATGACCAGGGGCATCGTAATATCAGTTATCTCGGCGTGCCGCATAGTGACGTGACAACCGGTAAGCGACGTCACGAAGCCTACCTGGCGTTCTGCAAAGCGCATAAACTGCATCCCGTTGCCGCTCTGCCAGGGCTTGCTATGAAGCAAGGCTATGAGAACGTGGCAAAAGTGATTACGCCTGAAACTACTGCGTTACTGTGCGCAACCGACACGCTGGCACTTGGCGCAAGTAAATACCTGCAAGAGCAACGCATCGACACCTTGCAACTGGCGAGCGTCGGTAATACACCGTTAATGAAATTCCTCCATCCGGAGATCGTCACCGTAGATCCCGGTTACGCCGAAGCTGGACGCCAGGCGGCCTGCCAATTGATCGCACAGGTAACCGGGCGCAGCGAACCGCAACAAATCATCATCCCCGCCACCCTGTCCTGA
- the treB gene encoding PTS trehalose transporter subunit IIBC has translation MMSKINQTDIDRLIELVGGRGNIATVSHCITRLRFVLNQPANARPKEIEQLPMVKGCFTNAGQFQVVIGTNVGDYYQALIASTGQAQVDKEQVKKAARQNMKWHEQLISHFAEIFFPLLPALISGGLILGFRNVIGDLPMSNGQTLAQMYPSLQTIYDFLWLIGEAIFFYLPVGICWSAVKKMGGTPILGIVLGVTLVSPQLMNAYLLGQQLPEVWDFGMFSIAKVGYQAQVIPALLAGLALGVIETRLKRIVPDYLYLVVVPVCSLILAVFLAHALIGPFGRMIGDGVAFAVRHLMTGSFAPIGAALFGFLYAPLVITGVHQTTLAIDLQMIQSMGGTPVWPLIALSNIAQGSAVIGIIISSRKHNEREISVPAAISAWLGVTEPAMYGINLKYRFPMLCAMIGSGLAGLLCGLNGVMANGIGVGGLPGILSIQPSYWQVFALAMAIAIIIPIVLTSFIYQRKYRLGTLDIV, from the coding sequence ATGATGAGCAAAATAAACCAAACGGATATCGATCGGTTGATTGAACTGGTCGGCGGGCGCGGCAATATTGCGACGGTGAGCCACTGTATTACTCGCCTGCGCTTTGTCCTCAACCAACCGGCCAATGCCAGACCGAAAGAAATTGAGCAACTCCCCATGGTGAAAGGCTGTTTCACCAATGCCGGGCAATTTCAGGTGGTGATTGGCACCAATGTGGGTGATTACTATCAAGCACTAATAGCGTCAACCGGACAGGCGCAGGTTGATAAAGAGCAGGTAAAAAAAGCCGCCCGGCAGAATATGAAATGGCATGAGCAGTTGATCTCTCATTTCGCGGAGATCTTCTTCCCGTTGCTGCCCGCGTTGATCAGCGGCGGTTTGATCCTCGGTTTTCGCAATGTGATCGGCGATTTGCCCATGAGCAACGGTCAGACGCTGGCGCAAATGTACCCTTCCCTGCAAACGATCTACGATTTTCTGTGGTTGATCGGTGAAGCGATCTTCTTCTACCTGCCGGTCGGTATTTGCTGGTCAGCGGTGAAAAAAATGGGCGGCACGCCGATCCTTGGTATCGTGCTTGGCGTGACACTGGTTTCTCCACAGCTGATGAACGCTTATCTGCTCGGGCAGCAGCTGCCGGAAGTGTGGGACTTTGGCATGTTCAGCATCGCCAAAGTAGGCTATCAGGCGCAGGTGATCCCGGCACTGTTAGCCGGACTGGCGCTGGGCGTTATTGAAACTCGCCTTAAACGCATCGTGCCGGATTACCTCTATCTGGTGGTGGTACCCGTCTGTTCGCTGATCCTCGCGGTGTTCCTCGCCCATGCGCTGATTGGTCCGTTTGGTCGCATGATTGGCGATGGCGTTGCCTTTGCGGTACGTCACCTGATGACCGGCAGCTTTGCTCCAATTGGCGCGGCATTGTTTGGCTTCCTGTACGCCCCGCTGGTGATCACCGGGGTACACCAGACCACGCTTGCTATTGATTTGCAGATGATTCAAAGCATGGGTGGTACGCCAGTGTGGCCGCTGATTGCGCTGTCGAATATCGCTCAGGGCTCCGCCGTGATAGGCATTATCATTTCCAGCCGCAAGCACAATGAACGCGAGATCTCCGTGCCTGCGGCGATCTCCGCCTGGCTTGGGGTCACTGAGCCTGCAATGTACGGCATCAACCTGAAATATCGCTTCCCGATGCTGTGCGCGATGATTGGTTCTGGTCTGGCAGGATTGCTATGCGGCCTGAACGGCGTTATGGCGAATGGCATCGGCGTAGGCGGCCTACCGGGAATTCTCTCGATTCAACCGAGCTACTGGCAGGTGTTTGCGCTGGCAATGGCTATCGCCATCATCATCCCGATTGTACTCACCTCGTTTATCTATCAGCGGAAATACCGCCTGGGCACGCTGGATATTGTTTAA